CATTGATGGACAAACTACTGCAATTACGTTTACCTGCTTTCCGTGAGGGTCTGCGTGAACAGATTTCCAACCCCCAATATACCCAATTGTCTTTTGAAGATCGTTTGTCTCTATTGGTGGATCTGGAATGTAACCGCCGTTTGGACAGCCGTACCCAGCGGCGTCTGAAACAGGCGGAGTTTCCCATGCAAGCCACCGTGGAAGACCTGGATTTCTCTCCTGAACGAGGTTTGGAACGAAGTCTGGTTCTTGAACTCGCTCAGTGCAATTGGGTGGACAAAGCGCTCAATATCCTTATTGGGGGAGCTACCGGTACTGGAAAATCTTACCTGGCTTGCTCTCTGGGAGTAGCTGCCTGCAGAATGGGTTATTCAGTCCGTTATCTGCGTACTGCCCGTTTTCTGCTTACCCTCAACCATGCCCGACAGGAAGACTCTTATCTCAACTTGCTTAGTACCTTATCCAGAACTGATGTGTTGATCCTGGATGATTGGATGCGTGATCCTATTCAATTGTCTGCGGCTCAAGATTTGTTGGAAGTGTTCGATGATCGCTTTGGTAAATCTGCTACCATCATTGTCTCGCAAGTGCCTGTCTCTGATTGGCACGCCCGCTTCCCAGACCCAACCCTGGCGGATGCCATCCTGGATCGTACGGTTCACAATGCTTATCGACTGAATTTGTTGGGAGATTCCCAAAGAAAACTGAGAGGATTCCGGACTATATCGCACACCTGATGTACAATAATTCCAACCAGTGTTTTCCCTCTTCTGACTGTGCGCAATGCTCCGGAATGAGTGTGCGATATCACCGGAATTTCCATTTTGTTTTATTTTTTTTCGAAAAAAATAAAAAAATATTATTATCAATATGAATAATAACGTTGCAATGATTCGCTCTAT
This window of the Candidatus Cloacimonadota bacterium genome carries:
- a CDS encoding ATP-binding protein, translating into MISQTLMDKLLQLRLPAFREGLREQISNPQYTQLSFEDRLSLLVDLECNRRLDSRTQRRLKQAEFPMQATVEDLDFSPERGLERSLVLELAQCNWVDKALNILIGGATGTGKSYLACSLGVAACRMGYSVRYLRTARFLLTLNHARQEDSYLNLLSTLSRTDVLILDDWMRDPIQLSAAQDLLEVFDDRFGKSATIIVSQVPVSDWHARFPDPTLADAILDRTVHNAYRLNLLGDSQRKLRGFRTISHT